One Leclercia pneumoniae genomic region harbors:
- a CDS encoding RpiB/LacA/LacB family sugar-phosphate isomerase translates to MKIALMMENSQASKNAIILNELNAVADEKGFPVFNVGMSDEQDHHLTYIHLGIMASILLNSKAVDFVIAGCGTGQGALMSLNIHPGVNCGYCIDPADAFLFAQINNGNALALPFAKGFGWGAELNVRFIFEKAFTGRKGEGYPPERKEPQVRNAGILNQVKAAVVKDNYLDTLRAIDPELVKTAVTGQRFQQCFFENCQDKEIEAFVRSIVG, encoded by the coding sequence ATGAAAATTGCACTGATGATGGAAAACAGCCAGGCGAGCAAAAACGCCATCATCCTCAATGAATTAAACGCCGTTGCCGATGAGAAAGGTTTCCCGGTGTTTAACGTCGGCATGAGCGATGAGCAAGATCACCATCTGACCTATATTCACCTCGGTATCATGGCGAGCATCCTGCTCAACTCCAAAGCAGTTGATTTTGTTATCGCCGGCTGCGGCACCGGCCAGGGTGCACTGATGTCCCTGAACATCCATCCGGGGGTGAACTGCGGCTACTGCATCGATCCGGCAGATGCGTTCCTGTTTGCACAGATTAACAACGGTAACGCGCTGGCGCTGCCTTTTGCGAAAGGCTTCGGCTGGGGTGCAGAGCTGAACGTGCGCTTTATCTTTGAAAAAGCCTTCACGGGGCGTAAAGGCGAAGGCTATCCACCAGAGCGTAAAGAGCCGCAGGTGCGTAATGCCGGCATTCTTAACCAGGTGAAAGCAGCGGTGGTCAAAGATAACTATCTCGACACGCTGCGCGCCATCGATCCGGAACTGGTGAAAACCGCAGTAACGGGTCAGCGCTTCCAGCAGTGCTTCTTTGAAAACTGCCAGGACAAAGAGATCGAAGCCTTTGTTCGCAGTATTGTTGGCTAA
- a CDS encoding HD domain-containing phosphohydrolase: MNLRRLTLRFTALRVAILFMTTLWTPWLLASSEPAADAVPVWIYNADSFEFWHTPQGEARGFYPILVSALNQRFNLNLQLRPISGSEIGQRFNTDAYGVYVGVLRTEQRARTKLLSSRLFDNEVVAASQTQQISTLEPLRHARVLFRENDATLASVKQRYPDLTFRSLREVASSDEAFRLLSENKADFYINDASEMENTARYYVISRPFPELRIPVVMAFSPDLRPLREQVNTLISEWFRSGKMRHLLEESKRDYLLSRITLSEAERDWLQQHHLQVWLPKNENYAPVIWREGQGYHGIALNMINDMRELLGMKVDVQFIDDYATALRKQQWPVRLLNITESKGDNLTQGQIGPTIPWHNAYYHLIGHPFLWDEESIRNQRIGVLTGSFAQTYLQRRFGEDVTIVNRASVDQLIAAIEDKEIDYILGDLSTLESALRGNELFRGVLKVAGVTRSEFEIGPWVAPDHPLHNLLSQVQRLSSFRTQLERQEKPDTLPELTKNSWKMISVILLIASLFSLGMLVMMWRHMQKNRLVNRNIVQALEKVNRAHDDETGSHIQRVAKYCGMMARELGLPRRTVHDIEHFASLHDVGKIAVPDRILRKQGKLTPEEFSEMKLHVLKGWRVIQGLGLGPVAENMIHFHHEKWDGSGYPQGLRGEEIPVEARILALADVYDALRQKRIYKPAFSHEEACEVILAGNGRHFDPMLVQLFRRHHLAFQAIFDSMSD, translated from the coding sequence GTGAATTTGCGCCGCCTGACGCTTCGTTTCACCGCTTTGCGTGTCGCCATCCTGTTTATGACGACATTATGGACCCCCTGGCTACTTGCCAGCTCAGAGCCTGCCGCTGACGCAGTGCCGGTCTGGATCTACAATGCGGACAGTTTCGAATTCTGGCACACGCCGCAGGGTGAGGCGCGCGGGTTTTATCCCATACTCGTTTCCGCCCTTAATCAACGTTTTAACCTCAATCTGCAACTGCGTCCGATTTCCGGCAGTGAAATTGGCCAGCGTTTTAATACCGACGCTTATGGAGTCTATGTGGGCGTCTTGCGCACAGAACAGCGAGCCCGCACCAAACTCCTCTCCTCCCGGCTATTTGATAATGAAGTGGTAGCCGCCAGCCAGACACAGCAGATTAGTACGCTGGAGCCGTTACGCCATGCTCGCGTCCTGTTTCGCGAAAACGACGCTACCCTCGCAAGCGTGAAACAGCGCTACCCCGATCTCACCTTCCGCTCTCTGCGCGAGGTGGCCAGCAGCGATGAAGCGTTTCGACTGTTGAGCGAGAATAAAGCCGATTTTTACATTAACGACGCCAGCGAAATGGAGAATACGGCCCGCTATTATGTTATCTCCCGCCCCTTCCCCGAACTTCGAATTCCGGTGGTCATGGCCTTCAGCCCCGATCTGCGCCCGTTACGGGAGCAGGTCAACACGTTAATTAGCGAATGGTTTCGTAGCGGAAAGATGCGCCACCTGCTGGAAGAGAGTAAGCGCGATTATCTCCTGAGCCGTATCACGCTGTCAGAGGCCGAACGCGACTGGTTACAGCAGCATCATTTACAGGTCTGGCTGCCCAAAAATGAGAACTACGCCCCGGTGATCTGGAGAGAGGGTCAGGGTTATCATGGCATCGCCCTCAATATGATCAACGACATGCGCGAACTGCTCGGGATGAAAGTGGACGTGCAGTTTATCGATGATTACGCAACTGCCCTGCGAAAGCAGCAGTGGCCGGTGCGGTTACTCAATATCACTGAGTCGAAAGGTGATAACCTCACCCAGGGGCAGATTGGGCCCACCATTCCCTGGCACAATGCGTATTACCATCTTATCGGCCACCCCTTTTTGTGGGATGAAGAGAGTATCCGTAACCAGCGTATCGGGGTACTCACGGGCTCCTTTGCTCAAACCTATCTGCAACGTCGCTTCGGCGAGGACGTGACGATCGTTAACCGCGCCTCTGTCGACCAGTTGATCGCTGCCATAGAAGATAAAGAGATAGATTATATTCTCGGGGACCTCAGTACGCTGGAGTCCGCCCTTCGCGGAAATGAACTGTTCCGCGGCGTGCTCAAAGTGGCAGGGGTAACCCGGTCAGAGTTCGAGATCGGTCCCTGGGTCGCCCCTGACCATCCGCTGCATAATCTGCTGAGCCAGGTACAGCGGCTCTCCAGTTTCCGCACGCAGCTCGAACGGCAGGAAAAACCGGATACCTTACCGGAGCTGACGAAAAACAGCTGGAAGATGATCAGCGTAATACTGCTTATCGCCTCGCTATTCAGCCTCGGGATGCTGGTGATGATGTGGCGGCACATGCAGAAAAACCGGCTGGTCAATCGCAATATCGTGCAGGCGCTGGAGAAGGTCAACCGCGCACACGATGACGAAACCGGCAGCCATATTCAGCGGGTGGCGAAATATTGCGGGATGATGGCTCGTGAACTGGGCCTGCCCCGTCGTACTGTTCATGATATCGAACACTTCGCCTCACTCCACGACGTCGGCAAAATTGCGGTGCCCGATCGTATTCTGCGTAAACAGGGCAAACTCACCCCGGAAGAGTTCAGCGAAATGAAACTGCACGTGCTGAAGGGCTGGCGCGTTATTCAGGGGCTGGGACTAGGGCCCGTGGCGGAAAACATGATCCACTTCCATCATGAGAAGTGGGATGGCAGTGGCTATCCGCAGGGGCTACGCGGCGAGGAGATTCCAGTAGAGGCGCGTATTCTGGCGCTGGCGGACGTGTACGACGCCCTTCGTCAGAAGCGGATTTATAAGCCCGCCTTCAGCCATGAAGAGGCCTGCGAGGTGATCCTCGCAGGCAACGGACGCCATTTTGATCCCATGCTGGTTCAGTTATTCCGCCGTCACCATCTGGCGTTTCAGGCCATCTTCGACAGCATGTCCGATTAA